CGGAATGTGTTGAAATTCAACACGCTGACTTTCGTTTTGACTATTGCCTTCGTCAGCATCGGGATCGTGCAAGTAAAAGCATTGTTCATCGTAACTGGTAATAGCCACCCAATGTGGTGCTTTTTTCTTATCAAATGCATAGGTGCTTATTAAGCACACCACTGCTTTACCAGCATCTAGGGCCTGTTCTATAACATCAACCCGCCACTCTTCAGTAGCAATAGCCATATTGCTTTTTTGTGCTTGAAGCAAAAAGTCAGCTTCTACTTGCCCAACAATATGCTTTTTATGCTCACTTCTTACGCCATCTACAAACAATGGCAAAGGCTGGTTAATCAGAACTTCTGCCGTAAACCCTTCCAATTGTGCCGCTAGCGCCAATCCAATAGGGTGGCAACCGCCATGACCTGACGTCATAAATATTGTGGTCGCCGTACGCCAAATCGCTAATTCTTTTTGCTGGTTCATTTCATAATTATTTTGCAACGAACACATAGCCATCATTAATGCTGATGGTCCACAGGTAAATTCAGTCGTTTGCTGATACCAAGGGTATATAGCGTGAGACATGGCTTTCGATGACACCAATACCTTCTGCATACGCAAGGCATTTGAATGATCGTCGTAATAATCAACGTACATACCGAACTGTTTAAAGCCTAGCCGTTGGTAAAGTGAAATAGCGCCTTTATTGTCCGCAGACACTTCCAGGCGCATAAAGCGCTTTCCCCTGGCTAACGCCTGCTCCCCTAGTCTCGCAATCAACTTTTCAGCAATTCCAAAACCACGGGCTTCGGGCAACACCGCAATGGAATACAACCGAGTAAGTTGTGTTCCTCTGCGTAGCAACAGTAATCCATAACCCGCAAGCGAAACCCCTTGCGCGGTGTGATGCTCGGCAATATAAAACTCAGCATGTTTGGCCGTAACGTAAAAACGAAAACGACGGACATTCAGCTTATCGCTTTTAAAGCATGTGTTTTCAATGTGTTGTATTTGTTTCACATCATCTAACGTGGCTTTTCTCAATTGAACATTGTTAGCGGCATTCTTTTCAGCTTCATCCCCACCTTTACGTTCAGGTGCAAGTTTATTATATTCAGGCGCAAGTGCATTGTTCATGCTTATCGCCCTCGCCGCTCTAGTCTGTCAGCAAATTCTTGCATAATTAACTCATACAAGGCTTTGCCTAAATACTTATCTTCCACTCCAGCATCTATGCTTGGGTTGTCGTTTACTTCAATCACGTATACCTGATTGCCCGAATGCTTGATGTCTACACCATATAAACCATCACCCACAACCTTTGCTGCTTTAATTGCTGCCTGCAATACCGGCTTCGGTACTTCAAAGGTTGGCATAGTGGTAAAGCCACCGGATGAAAAACGCTCGCCTTGATGGTGATAAATTTGCCAGTGATTTCGCGCCATAAAATACTGACACGCATAAATCGGCTTACCGCCCAACATACCAATACGCCAATCAAACTCGGTAAAAATATATTCTTGAACCAGTACTAAGGCCGATTCAGCTAACATTTCGACTAATCGAGCTTTTAACACGTCACGGTTTTCTGCTTTGTGCACCCCTCTCGAAAATGAGCTTTCAGGTAACTTCAATACCAAAGGTAAGCCGAATTCTTCAATAAGCTTATCGCAGGTTTCATCATCTGAATTCGACACAAAAGTGGCTTTCGGTGCCGGTACTTTTTGATAAGTAAACGCATCTTGTAAAAACACTTTGTTGCAACAGCGCAATATAGACTGGGTATCATCCATCACTATCACTCCTTCACGCTCAGCCGCTCTGGCTAAACGGTAGGTATGATGGTCTATCGCCGTAGTTTCACGAATAAATAACGCATCATAGTGCCCCAAATCTTCAGGCGACAAACGTGAAACCACATCAGCTCTAAAACCCACCTTCTCAGCCGCTTTTACAAAGTGACGAATGGCTCTTTCATCGCTAGGAGGCGTCGACTCATCAGGGTTAACTAAAATAGCCATATCCCAACGAGTGCGCTTACTTACTTTAGAAGCGCGCCACTGTTTCGTAGTGTAGTTTTCTAACTGTGCAATACACTGTTGCTGTTGTTTACTGTCTAGCGCGGTAAAGGGCTTCGCAGCAATATCAGCAAAGCCAACCACATTATGTTTACTACTTACTTTTTTACCTTCCTTTTTGTCTGCACGGGAATCAGATACCGACAGGGTAAGTAGCAAAATTGGACACGGATATTTTTCAAACGCTTGACGGGCGACACGCTTGAAACGCTGATCTTTAACTTCACCAAAAAGTACTAATAAAGGTGCAGTAGGAATGTCAATTTCATCCACGGGTAGCGACAATGCAAAAGGCAGCCTATCCACACTGCGTGCTTCTGCTAGTCGTAAATCGTTTATGGTATTTACACCGGGTAATACTAAATGGTTACGCGCCTGCGCTAACAATGAACAGTAATACCCTTGGCTTAAATAGCGGGTAGTATCACACAGGTTTATCACCCGTATTTTTGGTTCATTAAGCTTCGGAAACTCCGCCAAGTAATCTTGAAAGGTAAGTACCGTTAACGCTGTTTCGCTAAATGGCGTAACATCGTCAGCCACAATCAACGTATTGTGCATGTAATTCGCTTCTAAATAATATTAAGTAAGTTACAATTCGAGTAGTGCGATATTTGAAGTAATACTCACTACCGCTCGAGTAAGATTGGCGCTGAGTTTACGCCGAAAGTGAAAATTGCAAAGCGAATTGAGCACGGCTTTTTTTCATCGTTAAGACAACGAAAACTAATCTATCCAGTAGGGTTATTGATAGCGAAGAGCTGTCGCACGATAGAAGGCGCTAGTCTGTGATTCACACTCAGCCGAAATGAGGCGAAAGCCGAAGAAAGCGATCGTTTTCACTTAGCTTTTTTATAAAAAATACTGCGAACATATTTTAGAGAAACAAGTAGGAGATTGTATGTTATTAGCCAGTTTAGCCATTCTTATTGGGCTGCCGGTTTTGCTATGGAGTGCAGGAAAATTTGTAGGCGGCGCGGCATCTGTTGCCAATCACTTTGGGGTGTCTCCGCTTCTTATTGGTATGCTCATCATTGGTTTTGGAACGTCAGCCCCTGAAATCATTGTCTCAATCTTCGCCGCTATTCAAGGGAACTCGGGTATTGCATTGGGTAACGCCTACGGGTCAAACATTGCCAACATACTGCTTATTTTGGGATTAACCGCGCTTATCAGCCCTATTGCGGTTAAATCGAACATTATTAAAAAAGAAATTCCCGTACTACTGGGCATTACTTTTTTTGCCTCTTGGCAGGTGCTAGACCAAACGGTATCAAAGGATGATGCATTCTCTTTACTTGGCTTATTTGTATTGCTGATCTCTTGGAGTATTTGGCACGGCATGCAAGGCAGTAAAGATAAACTCGCCGATGAATACAGCGAGGAAATCAATGCATCTGAAGGCACAATCAAAACCCACATTGTATGGCTTCTTACCGGCCTATTACTGCTAGTGGCTAGCTCTCGCATGTTAGTGTGGGGAGCCGTTGAAGTTGCTACGTACTTTGGTGTTAGCGATACCATCATTGGTTTAACGGTTATTGCCATTGGTACGTCGTTACCTGAACTCGCCTCCTCTTTAATAGCGGTGAAAAAAGGTGAGCATGACTTAGCCATAGGTAATGTTATTGGCTCGAATATGTTTAACACATTAGCTGTTGTGGGTATTGCGGGTACTATTCAGCCTATGTCAGTCAGTGCAGATTTCTTGTATCGCGATGTAGTGGTGATGCTAGCAGCCACTGTGGCACTATTTGTATTTTGCATCGGCTTTAAACGCCAAGGGCGCTTAAATCGAGTAGAAGGTGGCGCTTTTGTGGCAGCTTACGCCATTTACACTTATTGGCTCATTAGCATTGCCTTTATGTAGCAGCCCCCATGGTAGTGGCCAGCGTAATAAGGCTAATCACAGCTATGCTGGCCAATACGAATAAATTAAAACCGAACTGATCGCCCTGTCGCCTGCTTCGACGGGCGCGCATTACAATACTCACCAAGCTCACCAACAAACACACTTGCAGCATGATTTGCATGGCTTTTACATATTCAGCCGACCAGCCTGTATCGCCTTCAATGCCCCAATATTCTTGAACGCCACTGATAAAATCGGGGCGCGCAAAGTGAAATAGAACCAGGGTTACGACCAATGCTAACCACCCTAGTACATTCAGGGCCAGCATCACACGAAAGAAATTCGTTTCGGTTCTAGGTCTTGAACGTCGCTCTTCAACACCGTACGGATTATATTTATTTCCCATTTGTCACTCTGTTCTCTGGCATCCCGCTTTAGGTTGAGTATACTAGCGTGCTATTGGATTATGCGTTATTAGCGGTATTTATTTTTAGTCCTCTTGTAAACGCCATTCTCGCGTTTTTAAAATGACTAAGTGCTATCTCGCTTTTTCAGGATGAAAATTCTAAAACATGCTGAATTATCGGCAAAAAATCCAAAAGATTGACGTAAAAACCATTATTAGTGCAAATGCACATTGTTGTTGCGTGTGGATAATGACACAAAACAGCATAAATCAGTGAGACGGAGAAATTAACATGACGCATGCGCCCGTTGTCGACGTGCTTAAAGGTAAGTACGCAGTTGGCGAATCGGTAACCGTTAAAGGTTGGGTAAGAACACGCCGCGACTCTAAGGCTGGGTTATCTTTTATAGCACTACACGATGGTAGTTGCTTTGACCCTATTCAAGTGGTAGCACTGAGTTCTCTGTCAAATTACGCTGACGTACAGCGTTTAACAGCAAGTTGCTCACTATCGGTAACGGGTGTGGTAAAAGCATCTCAAGGCCAAGGCCAATCGGTAGAAATTGAAGCAACTGAGGTTGAGGTATTAGGCTGGGTAGAAAACCCAGATACCTACCCAATGTCAGCTAAGCGTCACAGTATCGAGTATTTGAGAGAGTACGCTCACTTGCGCCCTCGTACTAACGTAATTGGTGCGGTAACCCGTGTGCGTAACTGCTTATCACAGGCCATTCATCGCTTCTTCCACGAACGCGGCCACTTTTGGGTATCAACCCCAATTTTAACCGCAAGTGACACAGAAGGCGCTGGTGAAATGTTCCGCGTATCTACATTAGATATGATGAACTTACCACTAGACGACAAAGGTAACGTTGATTACTCAGAAGATTTCTTCGGTAAAGAAACTTACCTTACCGTTTCGGGTCAGTTGAACGTTGAAACTTACTGTACAGCTATGTCTAAGGTTTATACCTTTGGGCCTACTTTCCGCGCAGAAAACTCGAACACATCTCGCCACTTGGCTGAATTTTGGATGATTGAGCCGGAAGTCGCTTTTGCTGATTTGAGCGATATTGCTCAGTTAGCTGAAGATATGCTGAAATATGTATGTAAAGCCGTACTTGAAGAGCTGCCAGATGACATGAACTTCTTTGCTCAGCGCATTAAAAAAGATGCCGTTGAACGCTTAGAAAAGCTAGTGAGTTCTGACTTTGTTCGCATGGACTACACAGACGCTATCGACATTCTACAAAACTGCAAAAAGACGTTCGAATTCCCTGTTGAATGGGGAATTGATTTATCTTCTGAGCATGAGCGCTATTTAGCCGAAGAACATGTTGGCGCGCCTATCATTATGCAAAACTATCCTAAGGATATTAAAGCATTCTATATGCGTATTAACGACGACGGTAAAACCGTTGCAGCTATGGACGTCCTTGCACCAGGTATTGGTGAAATTATTGGTGGTTCGCAGCGTGAAGAACGTCTTGATGTTTTCGATGCCCGTTTGGAAGAAATGGAATTGTCGAAAGAAGACTACGCTTGGTATCGCGACCTTCGCCGTTATGGCACCGTACCTCATTCTGGTTTCGGACTAGGTTTCGAGCGCTTGGTTGCTTATGTGACTGGTATGCAAAACGTACGTGATGTTATTCCATTCCCACGTACACCAGGTAACGCAAGCTTCTAAATGTCGGAAATCTTGTTTATGTAAAGCCAGCACCTTGTGCTGGCTTTTTGTTTTCTGCAGTCAGCGTTTCTTACCACTCATCACTTCACGCTATTTTATTAAGGCGTTATGCCATTGCCAATCGCTGCTGAGCGACACGGTATTACCGTATAGGAATAGCCAATATCATTATTTTCTAAAAGGCTGATAGTTAAAATTTCATAGTCGTTCAATTCCACAACTCGTGTACCTTCGGGGTTAGCGCAGCGAGAGAACTCATCAGCTTCATAATGGAAGATAAACTCAGCAAGCAATTGCATCTGCATAAGTCGAAACTTAGCACTTTGAGCAGCAAGGTCAAAGCTAACCACTTTTTCATCTTCGGTTGAGCCTGGCGAGGTAGCATCTGGTAATGCTTTTGAATCGGCTTCGAGAACTGCAGAAGATTTACGCTCAGCTTCAAATTCCGCCTCAATCAGCCCTTTTAAATTATTAGCAGCGTCAGCCAACCTAACCGTTTTTTTTGCGTTGCCGATTTGGGCATCATTCACACCTTTATCTTCAACTTCAGAGCTGGTCGACACGACTTCAGAGGGCGTGTCTGAGAAAAAGCTCACCACCCCCGATTCCATCGACACTTCTAACACCTTTACCAATATCAATATCGTCCATACGTAGCGGACTAAAGCAGTGGTGAACACAAACCGGTAGTCTGGCGCATGCCATAAGCCATGAACGCCAAAAGGCTTTAGCAGCAGTAATGCAATTAAGTACAGCGGCATGACTAATTGAACAAGTACCAGCGCTAAGAGCGTGGTGATAAAAAACCAGCTTGGTAGCATGAGGATAATGGCGAAATTATGACTGTAAGGCAGTGATGCTGCGCTGACACCCGAAACGCTATTCACTAATCCACTTGCCGAAGCCAACGCAAAATTGGCGATTACAGCATAAATGAAAAGGATCAAAGCTTTACCTGGTAAGCTATTCCATACCACCATGAACCTTGGCCAGAATTCATGAAGAATGGCAATCGTCACCAATGCGCCAATTACGATGTTAAAGAAAACACCCTGAATATCGAAAAACAGTACACTAAAATACACCAAGGTTGCAGCAGCATAACAACGCTGCGCCAAATTCAGGCTTTTCCAAAACGTTGTTCCCCTTGAAGATCGTTTTAGTAAGCCACGCTCGATTACGCGCTTAAATACCCCAAAGCGGCGCTGGATTTGAATTTTTATGTTCATGTAATGTCTTATGTGGTGATTATTTTTAGTTGTACTTCTCAGCGAAGCTTCCCGCTAACCGTGGAATACGCTATTCTGTTAACAATTACAATTCAACGGTTTAACCGTCGTTTTTATAGTTTGGGTATACATTCCGGCTCTAAGGCTTGGATCTACAGTTCGATGTTTCCATTTAAAATAAGGTAGTCGTTTTCTTACCCCTATGGCTGAAGGTAATAGGTTAACCCTCGTTTGCGAACAATGCCATCATCGCGTTGTATTGCCAGAATTGAATCATCGAGAACGGGCAGTATGCCCTCGATGCCATCATACCTTGCTCACATTTAAGAGAAATGCGAGCGAGCGGCTTTTGGCGTTTTCAATAAGTGCGTTTGTGTTCTTGGCCCTATCCCTACCTTTTAACTTTTTGACTTTTAAATCAAGTGGTCAGAAGCATAGTATCGATCTTCCCGGTGGTCTTTCTGTTTTAATGGAAAATGACTATTTATCGTTGGCTATTATTACCGGATTAGCGACGTTAATTTTACCCGGCATGGTGCTTTTAGGTTTTATTACCCTTGGGTTAGCACATTTAAACAATGCAAGAACCCCATTTATTAAGCGAATGTTTTATTGGGTAAGAGCCTTGCTACCGTGGAGTATGGCCGAGATATTCTTAGTTGGAACATTAGTTAGTTTGATAAAAGTCTCCGAACTCGCCGATGTAGCTATTGGTATGTCTTTTTACGCTTTTATTGGTTTTACCGCATTTATGGCTCTTTCTATGTCGAACTTTGACAGTACAGGGTTTGCGTTGTGGCTGCACGAAGGCAACTTACCACCGCCAAAACCTTTAGAAGAAAAACAAGCCAGTGGCAGTATACAACGCACTTGGGCGCTGCTACTTACATCAACTATTTTGTATATCCCCGCTAACGTATTACCTATCATGCGAACTGAATTTTTTGGTCAAGAAACCCCAAATACCATTATAGGCGGCGTGATCACGCTGTGGGAGGGGGGCTCCTACCCCATCGCCATTATTATTTTAGTGGCCAGCGTAGTGGTACCAGTCGCTAAAATTATCATTCTGTGTTGGTTGAATCTAAGTGTTCAACTGGGCCGAACAGGCTCTACACAATTACGCATTCGCTATTACCGCATCACCGAAGCAATTGGACGCTGGTCTATGATTGATGTTTTCGTTGTCGCGGTATTGGTTGCATTGATTCAAATGGGTAATACACTTTCTATTTTCCCTGGCCCCGCAGCGCTTGCGTTTTGCGCGGTGGTCTTTACTACGATGATAGCCGCGATGACATTTGATTCACGGTTAATTTGGCAGCATTGGAAACAACTACCATGACAGAAGAGGCAAAAGTTACGTCCACAAAATCAATCTCTCGTATATGGATCATTCCCATATTAGTAGTCGTGGTTGGTGGCTGGATGGTTTATCAACAATGGAAAAACCAAGGGCCTCTAATCACCATAGAGTTACAATCTGCCACTGGCATTGAAGTTAACAAAACCCCAATCAAAGTGCGGGATTTAGATGTGGGGCAAGTGAAAAAAATTACGCTTAAGCCTAACTTGGACGGTGTATTAGTAACTGCGCGCATCGATGCCAATGCATCTCACCTACTTACCGATAAAAGTGAATTTTGGGTGGTAGCCCCGCGAATTAGTTTTTCAGAAGTGTCCGGTCTAAACACCTTACTCTCTGGTAGTTATATCGCCATGGCTGCGAATGACAGCGGTAAAGAACAGCTCAATTTTATCGCCCTCGAGCGCCCTCCGGTAACACCTGCTGGCACACCTGGATTACACGTCATTCTGCAAAGCGATGATGAGTTTGCTTATAAACCAGGCGACCCCATCATTTACAAAGGCTTCAAAGTCGGTGAGTTTGAAGATGCGGTCTTTAATATTGAAGAACGTGTGGTGTACTACGATGCGTTTATTGAAGCCCCCTACCATAAGCTTGTTACCGAGAATACGCGTTTTTGGGATGTAAGCGGCGTAAAGCTTAAGCTTGAATCAAGCGGCGTAAAAATGGAAACCGGCAGTTTAGAAACCCTGTTAGCCAACGGTATTACCTTTGGTGTACCTGAAGGGGTTCAAATTGGTGAGCAAGTGGTAGAGAACGCGTTTTTTACTATTTACGGCGATATTGCTACTGCCTCCAATGCACGGTACAAGCTTACCGCCGAGTATGTGCTTTTAGTTGATGAAAGTGTTCGTGGGCTTACCGTAGGCGCCCCCGTTGAATACCGAGGTATTGAAATCGGTAATGTAACGGCTATTAACTCGTTTCCTGCCGTGGAAGGCAACATACTTGAACGGGATTATCCCATCCCCGTCATTATTAACATCTACCCTGGAAAAGTCAGACAGCCGGACACAGAAGAAGGCTTGAATGCCATCAAACAAACCATACGCAATTGGCTTCGTAAAGATTTAAGGGCTACCCTCCGAATGGGTAATGTACTCACCGGTGGTCTTTTTGTAGACTTACAGCACGTTTCAAAACCTGACGACAGTGATGAAATAGCGGTGCTGAACGGTTACGAAGTGATCCCAACTGTATCTAACGAGTTTACGCAAATTACGCAAAAAGCAGATGCGATTTTAGACAAGATAAATCAACTGCCTTTGGGTGACATGGTATCAAACGTATTATTGGCCGTGGAAGATATGAAACTGGCTGCGCAGTCTGTTGAAACGGCGAGTGATGACTTTGATTTGCTTATTGAAAATGTAGATACAGAGCTGCTTAACACTAACTTAAATCAAGTATTGATAAGCTTAGACAGCTTGTTAAAAAACTACAGCGAAGGGGGCTTGAGCCAGTCTGAAATCAAAGAAACGGTAGATACTATGCAAGATACTATGCGTAATCTTCAGCCTTTGTTATTAAAGCTGAATCAGTCACCGAATAGCTTAATTTTTACTGATAGCAATAGCTCTGGTATTGAACCAAAAGCGAAAAATTAGCGAAGTAGAAACTTAGTCAACTAAGAACTAAAATACGTATAAGGCTTCTGGGTTTGCGTGGGCAAGTAAATGCCAACCTAGAAGCGGCTGAGCTAAGCGCTATCTATGTACTGTAAGGATAATAATGAACACTTTTATTAACAATAGGAATGCGCTGGTTTGCAAAGTTATTAGAGCAAGATTAATTTTCGCTGCTTTTCTTGGCGCTTCACTAGTAGGCTGTGCTTCATCTGGCAGCGCACTGCAATATTACTTGCTACATTCAACGACTTCGTCT
The nucleotide sequence above comes from Alteromonas naphthalenivorans. Encoded proteins:
- a CDS encoding paraquat-inducible protein A; this translates as MAFSISAFVFLALSLPFNFLTFKSSGQKHSIDLPGGLSVLMENDYLSLAIITGLATLILPGMVLLGFITLGLAHLNNARTPFIKRMFYWVRALLPWSMAEIFLVGTLVSLIKVSELADVAIGMSFYAFIGFTAFMALSMSNFDSTGFALWLHEGNLPPPKPLEEKQASGSIQRTWALLLTSTILYIPANVLPIMRTEFFGQETPNTIIGGVITLWEGGSYPIAIIILVASVVVPVAKIIILCWLNLSVQLGRTGSTQLRIRYYRITEAIGRWSMIDVFVVAVLVALIQMGNTLSIFPGPAALAFCAVVFTTMIAAMTFDSRLIWQHWKQLP
- the pqiB gene encoding intermembrane transport protein PqiB — its product is MTEEAKVTSTKSISRIWIIPILVVVVGGWMVYQQWKNQGPLITIELQSATGIEVNKTPIKVRDLDVGQVKKITLKPNLDGVLVTARIDANASHLLTDKSEFWVVAPRISFSEVSGLNTLLSGSYIAMAANDSGKEQLNFIALERPPVTPAGTPGLHVILQSDDEFAYKPGDPIIYKGFKVGEFEDAVFNIEERVVYYDAFIEAPYHKLVTENTRFWDVSGVKLKLESSGVKMETGSLETLLANGITFGVPEGVQIGEQVVENAFFTIYGDIATASNARYKLTAEYVLLVDESVRGLTVGAPVEYRGIEIGNVTAINSFPAVEGNILERDYPIPVIINIYPGKVRQPDTEEGLNAIKQTIRNWLRKDLRATLRMGNVLTGGLFVDLQHVSKPDDSDEIAVLNGYEVIPTVSNEFTQITQKADAILDKINQLPLGDMVSNVLLAVEDMKLAAQSVETASDDFDLLIENVDTELLNTNLNQVLISLDSLLKNYSEGGLSQSEIKETVDTMQDTMRNLQPLLLKLNQSPNSLIFTDSNSSGIEPKAKN
- a CDS encoding GNAT family N-acetyltransferase/peptidase C39 family protein, which produces MNNALAPEYNKLAPERKGGDEAEKNAANNVQLRKATLDDVKQIQHIENTCFKSDKLNVRRFRFYVTAKHAEFYIAEHHTAQGVSLAGYGLLLLRRGTQLTRLYSIAVLPEARGFGIAEKLIARLGEQALARGKRFMRLEVSADNKGAISLYQRLGFKQFGMYVDYYDDHSNALRMQKVLVSSKAMSHAIYPWYQQTTEFTCGPSALMMAMCSLQNNYEMNQQKELAIWRTATTIFMTSGHGGCHPIGLALAAQLEGFTAEVLINQPLPLFVDGVRSEHKKHIVGQVEADFLLQAQKSNMAIATEEWRVDVIEQALDAGKAVVCLISTYAFDKKKAPHWVAITSYDEQCFYLHDPDADEGNSQNESQRVEFQHIPVARDDFVRLASYGTRKVRTLVLLSTKAAT
- a CDS encoding RimK family protein; this encodes MHNTLIVADDVTPFSETALTVLTFQDYLAEFPKLNEPKIRVINLCDTTRYLSQGYYCSLLAQARNHLVLPGVNTINDLRLAEARSVDRLPFALSLPVDEIDIPTAPLLVLFGEVKDQRFKRVARQAFEKYPCPILLLTLSVSDSRADKKEGKKVSSKHNVVGFADIAAKPFTALDSKQQQQCIAQLENYTTKQWRASKVSKRTRWDMAILVNPDESTPPSDERAIRHFVKAAEKVGFRADVVSRLSPEDLGHYDALFIRETTAIDHHTYRLARAAEREGVIVMDDTQSILRCCNKVFLQDAFTYQKVPAPKATFVSNSDDETCDKLIEEFGLPLVLKLPESSFSRGVHKAENRDVLKARLVEMLAESALVLVQEYIFTEFDWRIGMLGGKPIYACQYFMARNHWQIYHHQGERFSSGGFTTMPTFEVPKPVLQAAIKAAKVVGDGLYGVDIKHSGNQVYVIEVNDNPSIDAGVEDKYLGKALYELIMQEFADRLERRGR
- the asnS gene encoding asparagine--tRNA ligase; this encodes MTHAPVVDVLKGKYAVGESVTVKGWVRTRRDSKAGLSFIALHDGSCFDPIQVVALSSLSNYADVQRLTASCSLSVTGVVKASQGQGQSVEIEATEVEVLGWVENPDTYPMSAKRHSIEYLREYAHLRPRTNVIGAVTRVRNCLSQAIHRFFHERGHFWVSTPILTASDTEGAGEMFRVSTLDMMNLPLDDKGNVDYSEDFFGKETYLTVSGQLNVETYCTAMSKVYTFGPTFRAENSNTSRHLAEFWMIEPEVAFADLSDIAQLAEDMLKYVCKAVLEELPDDMNFFAQRIKKDAVERLEKLVSSDFVRMDYTDAIDILQNCKKTFEFPVEWGIDLSSEHERYLAEEHVGAPIIMQNYPKDIKAFYMRINDDGKTVAAMDVLAPGIGEIIGGSQREERLDVFDARLEEMELSKEDYAWYRDLRRYGTVPHSGFGLGFERLVAYVTGMQNVRDVIPFPRTPGNASF
- a CDS encoding calcium/sodium antiporter; translation: MLLASLAILIGLPVLLWSAGKFVGGAASVANHFGVSPLLIGMLIIGFGTSAPEIIVSIFAAIQGNSGIALGNAYGSNIANILLILGLTALISPIAVKSNIIKKEIPVLLGITFFASWQVLDQTVSKDDAFSLLGLFVLLISWSIWHGMQGSKDKLADEYSEEINASEGTIKTHIVWLLTGLLLLVASSRMLVWGAVEVATYFGVSDTIIGLTVIAIGTSLPELASSLIAVKKGEHDLAIGNVIGSNMFNTLAVVGIAGTIQPMSVSADFLYRDVVVMLAATVALFVFCIGFKRQGRLNRVEGGAFVAAYAIYTYWLISIAFM